One Mustelus asterias chromosome 29, sMusAst1.hap1.1, whole genome shotgun sequence DNA segment encodes these proteins:
- the LOC144480465 gene encoding C2 calcium-dependent domain-containing protein 4C-like, giving the protein MFNVNVLTPDRVPDFFIPPKWSRPATWKRAALEQRLWECQLTAPGDGGLLDGHHDGDSTDWDPHSRAALSLPHLPRADTPYGFCRLLESPHTRRKESLFHDHSEQQGIAFPCPGRELVSAPWPSGQRPVRALGWREVLGSSREGGSLSSSPGSSPEHSGRGSQGVPFALGVVPLGQSLTKESSASLGDRGILRLRAEFCSQRQRVWIRLLSVEGLYEQVTDCQTINCCLSLCLKPGKEQKQRTAGIRRSRNPIFNQDFFFFGISGDQLNSRFCLIKVFNKVSRIKRKSVLGVCQLSLASILPL; this is encoded by the coding sequence ATGTTTAATGTCAATGTCTTGACTCCGGACCGCGTTCCTGACTTCTTCATCCCCCCGAAGTGGAGTCGACCTGCCACCTGGAAGAGGGCTGCATTGGAGCAGAGGCTGTGGGAGTGCCAGCTCACTGCCCCCGGGGATGGGGGCCTGCTGGACGGTCACCATGATGGAGACAGCACGGACTGGGACCCCCACTCTCGGGCagccctctccctgccccactTGCCCCGGGCTGACACTCCCTATGGATTCTGCAGGCTTCTGGAGAGCCCCCACACCCGGCGGAAGGAATCATTGTTCCATGACCACTCTGAGCAGCAGGGCATAGCCTTCCCTTGCCCGGGCAGGGAGCTAGTCTCAGCTCCCTGGCCCAGTGGCCAGCGGCCGGTGCGGGCACTAGGCTGGAGGGAGGTGCTGGGCAGCTCCAGGGAAGGGGGCTCACTATCCAGCTCCCCGGGCAGCAGTCCAGAGCACAGTGGAAGGGGATCTCAGGGGGTCCCCTTCGCCCTGGGGGTGGTACCTCTCGGACAGAGCCTGACCAAGgagagcagtgccagcctgggggaTAGGGGCATCCTCCGGCTTCGGGCTGAGTTCTGCAGCCAGAGGCAGCGTGTTTGGATCCGCTTACTGAGTGTGGAGGGTCTGTACGAACAGGTCACAGACTGTCAGACCATCAACtgctgcctgtctctgtgtctgaaaCCTGGCAAAGAGCAGAAACAGCGCACTGCTGGCATCCGCAGGAGCAGGAACCCAATCTTCAACCAAGATTTCTTCTTCTTTGGAATCTCTGGCGACCAATTGAACTCCAGGTTTTGTCTAATCAAAGTCTTTAATAAAGTCTCCCGCATAAAAAGGAAATCTGTTCTGGGAGTTTGCCAACTGTCTTTAGCCAGTATTTTGCCACTGTAG